In Ignavibacteriales bacterium, a single window of DNA contains:
- the radA gene encoding DNA repair protein RadA, with protein sequence MAKIISKYICQSCGYESPRWTGKCPNCSGWNTFVEELAQRGATRKTASSSNVKGTPLTEIDTQDDSRTRTNIVELDRVLGGGIVDGSVMLIGGDPGIGKSTLMMQIAAHLTNKIVLYISGEESARQIKLRADRLKFPKSDSFLVLAETNLDLIQEVIERTPPDIIIVDSIQTMFKPQLESSAGSVGQVRESAALFTRIAKEKSIPVFLIGHVTKDGMIAGPKVIEHMVDTVLQFEGERHYAYRILRVMKNRFGSTNEIGVFEMRVNGLEEVKNPSEVFLSERSFGTSGSAVVASIEGTRPILIEVQALVSTTNYGTPQRNSTGVDLRRLNLLLAVLEKRLGMHLGQQDVFVNIAGGISIDEPAVDLGIAASIISSFRDVPVDNQAVSVGEIGLGGEVRTVSHIEKRVQEATKLGFQRIIIPKNNMKEFSNSNGIEIIGVERIDDAMKLLL encoded by the coding sequence ATGGCAAAAATAATTTCGAAATATATTTGCCAGAGTTGCGGATATGAATCACCCCGCTGGACCGGTAAATGTCCGAACTGCAGCGGTTGGAATACTTTTGTTGAAGAGCTCGCTCAACGAGGCGCAACACGCAAAACAGCTTCCTCATCTAATGTCAAAGGAACTCCTCTTACGGAAATCGATACACAGGATGATTCCCGCACACGAACTAATATTGTTGAACTGGACAGGGTTCTGGGAGGAGGAATCGTGGATGGTTCTGTTATGCTGATCGGAGGAGATCCCGGAATAGGTAAATCGACTTTGATGATGCAAATTGCCGCCCACCTTACGAATAAGATAGTTCTATATATATCCGGTGAAGAATCTGCACGGCAAATAAAATTACGCGCCGATAGATTGAAATTTCCAAAGAGCGATTCTTTTCTTGTACTCGCTGAAACCAACCTGGACCTCATTCAAGAAGTAATCGAAAGAACACCACCTGATATTATTATTGTCGATTCAATTCAGACGATGTTCAAACCTCAGTTGGAAAGTTCGGCGGGAAGTGTCGGGCAGGTTCGTGAGAGCGCGGCGTTATTTACCCGGATCGCGAAAGAGAAATCGATCCCGGTTTTTCTGATCGGCCATGTCACTAAAGACGGTATGATAGCCGGACCGAAAGTTATCGAGCATATGGTTGATACGGTTCTGCAATTTGAAGGGGAACGGCATTATGCTTACAGGATTCTGCGCGTGATGAAAAACCGTTTCGGATCGACAAATGAAATCGGTGTCTTCGAGATGAGGGTAAACGGATTGGAAGAAGTTAAAAATCCTTCCGAGGTATTTCTATCTGAACGATCGTTCGGTACTTCAGGTTCAGCAGTTGTAGCGAGTATTGAAGGTACCCGCCCGATACTTATAGAAGTTCAGGCGCTTGTAAGCACAACAAATTATGGCACCCCGCAAAGGAATTCAACCGGAGTCGACCTGCGACGATTAAATTTATTACTCGCCGTTTTGGAAAAACGTCTTGGTATGCACCTCGGTCAACAAGATGTTTTTGTCAACATCGCAGGTGGAATCTCAATCGATGAACCCGCAGTCGATTTAGGTATAGCCGCGTCCATAATTTCGAGCTTTCGGGATGTACCGGTTGATAATCAGGCGGTATCTGTCGGCGAAATAGGCCTCGGAGGTGAAGTTAGAACTGTGAGCCATATCGAAAAGCGAGTTCAGGAAGCGACCAAACTCGGATTTCAAAGAATTATCATACCGAAGAACAACATGAAAGAATTCAGTAACTCGAATGGCATCGAGATCATTGGTGTGGAAAGAATCGATGACGCAATGAAACTGCTCCTTTAG
- a CDS encoding T9SS type A sorting domain-containing protein, whose translation MTKLVRILLLNIFASLFFQGLLLADWPCRTDSSVPIVTASGGQWNLRISSDAKNGAFYVWQDRRGGGDKLYIQRTTPSGNPIWSTDGLPLTSTSGYQYYPQILSDGKGSAFIVWQDNRSGYDYDIFVQKIDGNGVSNWSPNGVTVCNAIGHQYNPQLTTDGLGGVIITWQDRRKGQFDIFAQRVDSLGQTSWAMNGQLICNDSTSQINPKITSDHRGGAFIAWEDFRLGSGSSDVYCQRIFPSGQNAWIANGLPLCTSQNNQWNIQMIPDTIGGTIVVWQDRRNNTYDNIYGQRIDPYGNIRWLSDGLAIAPVAGNQYYPQLVSDCLGGGVVVWQDNRSGIDYDIYAQRFSREGNMQWGVSGIPICNATGYQYNPQIIYQNSYFIVTWQDKRGANFDIYAQRFNQQGQILWGTNGNPIATSPMDQFIPQLSIDSMNGAIIGWADYHLNSGSTDIFSHRIGANGLPAGGCYRTFIQDSLSAKSKRYINNLSRKILAMPNAGNIRDSVFKRGVFPYGLYAGVSRLDSAKKYGWIRYTKSYFLKRVLPQQGAARPFDWIIDRLFIGEKKNLSSMRYNNRVLAELIALKLNIGASDAGLIPEGLGDIVFLDTIQNNPLNNRKLRNIASLVDSMLTMWQSYKQVNYNSVATSLERINRAFHGAFDTVSSSPLRMKSVKALFSIPFLRPSVEPPPQLPTFQAIGDEEEIPESFNLLQNYPNPFNPYTTIEFSVPEQSYVSLTIYNILGQQVASLMDRAFLDEEQYSLDFDASNLSSGVYFYRLIAEPLSGADVHHLVKKMIVLK comes from the coding sequence ATGACCAAATTGGTAAGGATTTTACTTCTAAATATTTTCGCTAGCCTGTTTTTTCAGGGTTTGTTATTAGCAGACTGGCCATGCCGGACTGATAGCAGCGTCCCGATTGTTACCGCCTCAGGAGGTCAATGGAATCTTCGTATTTCCAGCGATGCGAAGAATGGTGCATTTTATGTTTGGCAGGATCGCAGAGGTGGCGGCGATAAATTATATATTCAGCGAACAACTCCTTCAGGTAATCCGATTTGGAGTACCGATGGACTTCCTCTCACTTCAACCTCCGGATATCAGTATTATCCTCAAATCCTATCAGATGGAAAAGGCAGTGCCTTCATTGTTTGGCAAGACAATCGATCAGGTTACGACTATGATATATTTGTTCAAAAGATTGATGGCAACGGAGTTTCGAACTGGTCGCCGAACGGTGTGACAGTTTGCAACGCTATCGGACATCAATACAATCCACAGTTAACAACCGACGGATTGGGAGGTGTAATTATCACCTGGCAAGATCGGCGTAAAGGACAGTTCGATATTTTCGCTCAACGAGTTGATTCACTAGGGCAGACGTCATGGGCGATGAACGGGCAATTAATTTGTAACGATTCAACAAGTCAAATAAATCCCAAAATCACAAGCGATCACCGGGGCGGTGCATTCATCGCGTGGGAAGATTTCAGATTGGGTAGCGGTTCTTCAGATGTCTATTGTCAAAGGATTTTCCCTTCAGGACAAAACGCATGGATCGCTAACGGATTACCGCTATGTACTTCACAAAATAATCAGTGGAATATTCAAATGATTCCCGATACTATCGGCGGAACGATTGTTGTTTGGCAGGATAGAAGGAATAATACATATGATAATATTTATGGACAAAGAATCGATCCATACGGTAATATAAGATGGCTATCTGATGGGTTGGCGATTGCACCAGTTGCAGGTAATCAATATTATCCTCAATTAGTTTCCGATTGTCTCGGTGGCGGAGTTGTGGTATGGCAAGACAATAGATCGGGAATTGATTACGATATCTATGCCCAAAGATTTTCTAGAGAAGGTAACATGCAATGGGGAGTTTCTGGCATTCCCATATGCAATGCAACAGGGTATCAGTACAATCCTCAAATCATTTATCAAAATTCTTATTTTATAGTTACCTGGCAAGATAAGCGTGGTGCTAATTTTGACATCTACGCACAAAGATTCAACCAACAGGGGCAAATTCTTTGGGGTACGAACGGAAATCCGATTGCTACATCTCCAATGGATCAATTTATACCGCAGTTATCTATCGACAGCATGAATGGTGCAATAATTGGTTGGGCTGATTATCACCTCAACAGCGGCTCAACGGATATATTCAGTCACCGGATTGGTGCGAATGGATTACCTGCTGGTGGGTGCTACCGTACATTTATCCAGGATAGTTTAAGTGCAAAGTCTAAACGATATATCAACAATTTATCTCGAAAAATACTAGCGATGCCGAATGCCGGCAATATCAGAGACTCGGTTTTTAAACGAGGTGTGTTCCCATACGGACTTTACGCCGGGGTATCTCGTCTCGATAGCGCAAAAAAATATGGTTGGATAAGATATACAAAATCGTATTTCTTAAAGAGAGTTTTACCACAACAAGGCGCGGCGCGGCCCTTCGATTGGATAATTGACAGATTATTTATCGGTGAGAAAAAGAACTTGAGTTCGATGCGATATAATAATCGTGTTCTAGCTGAATTGATAGCATTAAAACTCAATATCGGTGCGAGCGACGCAGGATTAATACCGGAAGGATTGGGTGATATTGTCTTTCTCGATACCATTCAAAATAATCCTTTAAACAATCGCAAACTTAGAAATATTGCATCCCTTGTCGATTCAATGTTAACTATGTGGCAATCTTACAAGCAGGTTAATTATAATTCGGTTGCTACATCGTTGGAAAGAATTAACAGAGCATTTCACGGAGCATTCGATACAGTTTCATCTTCACCTCTAAGGATGAAATCTGTGAAAGCGTTATTCTCGATTCCATTCCTTCGTCCGAGTGTTGAACCGCCACCCCAGTTGCCAACATTCCAGGCAATAGGCGACGAAGAGGAAATCCCTGAAAGTTTTAACTTGCTTCAAAATTATCCTAATCCCTTCAATCCATACACCACGATTGAATTTTCTGTTCCCGAACAATCGTACGTATCCCTTACAATTTACAACATTCTTGGTCAGCAGGTTGCATCGCTCATGGATCGCGCGTTTTTAGATGAAGAGCAATATAGTCTAGATTTCGATGCTTCAAATCTTTCATCAGGCGTTTATTTTTATAGATTGATCGCTGAGCCGCTTTCAGGTGCCGATGTTCATCATCTGGTTAAGAAGATGATAGTTCTAAAATAA
- a CDS encoding T9SS type A sorting domain-containing protein — MKQLQVERYLIFLFLFSALSFAQDTRQWVSHLSGSLKNSPASGSALVVDKTGRLIVTGWATNKSTGVDIVTVIYSSDGEELKRTLVENSGIDKPVAIAVDTGRNIYVTGYTTSGGGGFDFLTVKYDSNLQQLWSILYNGTDNKDDQPTAIAVNDSLNVFVSGWSKGVGSGVDYVTIKYDRSGIEKWVKRYNGPASSTDSALGMVLYRNTDLFVTGTSVDSGYDYFTIKYNPATGDSIWSARYNGYLLGNDIPRGIVRNTNNEVFISGSSMNASGNNDYVTIGYTSSGTVKWISRYNGPTNTHDEAYAIGLSGTNRIYVTGKSIQTGSFNDIVTVCYAQSDGDSNWVRSYNGTAGDEDIGVGITGTTNPYIIGASMGTGVGKDFVLIQHNGNNGNLNYSARYNGYTNSDDTPVAVLSSSGAVYVTGQSKKLKGSEFLTIKYVDSDVVKYRSFVQESLTLKAISIKLTQKPNMGNVCEEAMRLAYPKIKKGYIGYPGGMVIGSQNPDSATSYGWMRFDKGKSVSSYLPDTGSPRWFDFYSSAPFVGEKKNPKRDKHNNHLAGELIALKISIAASDAGITAPTFGDIRFDDGNPLNPYRNKTLRQIAATADNYLTYGKNYSTVDWLLLDNILSSVNHAFFDTLKIVSRDPLVVTGVNPIDSVWFLKPAIAPPIEPLAFDINGIELSPDKFQLHQNYPNPFNPSTTISFDLPEQSLVTLKVYDILGKEVTTLFENEECDEGTTEIIFDASSLASGIYFYRLYTDNAQYHQLQKMILLK, encoded by the coding sequence ATGAAACAATTACAAGTTGAGCGATACCTCATCTTTTTGTTTCTATTTTCTGCACTTTCGTTCGCTCAAGACACCCGACAGTGGGTTTCGCATTTATCAGGTTCTTTAAAAAATTCACCTGCCAGTGGATCGGCACTAGTTGTTGATAAAACCGGGAGACTAATAGTAACCGGTTGGGCGACTAATAAATCTACCGGTGTGGATATTGTTACCGTAATTTATTCATCCGATGGCGAGGAGTTGAAACGGACCCTGGTAGAAAATTCCGGTATCGATAAACCTGTCGCAATCGCAGTTGATACTGGTAGAAATATATATGTCACCGGATATACTACCTCAGGAGGAGGTGGTTTTGATTTTCTTACAGTTAAATATGACAGCAATCTTCAACAGCTTTGGTCGATTCTTTATAACGGAACTGATAACAAAGATGATCAACCAACGGCAATTGCCGTTAACGATTCTCTGAATGTCTTTGTTAGTGGATGGAGCAAAGGCGTCGGGTCGGGGGTAGATTATGTAACGATAAAATATGATCGTTCAGGTATTGAAAAATGGGTCAAACGGTATAATGGTCCTGCAAGCAGCACCGATAGCGCGCTCGGTATGGTATTATATAGAAATACAGATTTATTTGTGACAGGAACAAGTGTCGATTCCGGGTACGATTATTTTACAATTAAATATAATCCGGCAACCGGAGATTCTATCTGGTCTGCTCGCTACAATGGATATCTTCTAGGTAATGATATTCCCCGTGGAATTGTTAGAAACACAAATAACGAAGTGTTTATTAGTGGATCGAGTATGAATGCTTCAGGAAATAATGATTATGTAACTATCGGTTATACTTCAAGCGGTACCGTGAAATGGATAAGCCGATATAACGGTCCTACCAATACTCATGATGAAGCATATGCAATCGGTTTATCCGGTACGAATCGTATTTATGTAACAGGGAAAAGTATTCAAACCGGGTCTTTCAATGATATTGTAACCGTATGTTATGCGCAATCGGATGGCGACTCAAATTGGGTCCGATCTTATAATGGGACAGCGGGTGATGAAGACATCGGAGTGGGGATAACCGGAACCACCAATCCTTACATAATAGGTGCAAGTATGGGAACCGGTGTTGGTAAAGATTTTGTACTCATCCAACACAACGGTAATAATGGCAATCTGAATTATTCCGCAAGGTATAACGGTTATACCAATAGCGACGACACACCTGTTGCAGTGCTTTCATCGTCCGGTGCTGTTTATGTTACAGGTCAATCGAAAAAATTAAAGGGTTCTGAATTTTTAACGATAAAGTATGTCGATAGCGATGTTGTAAAGTACCGCTCATTTGTTCAGGAAAGTCTGACTCTAAAAGCTATCAGTATCAAACTTACTCAAAAACCAAATATGGGTAATGTTTGTGAAGAGGCGATGAGGTTGGCTTATCCAAAAATCAAAAAAGGATACATCGGGTATCCGGGTGGAATGGTAATTGGAAGTCAAAACCCCGACTCTGCAACTTCGTATGGTTGGATGAGATTTGATAAGGGAAAGAGTGTATCGAGCTATTTACCGGATACAGGTTCACCAAGGTGGTTCGATTTTTATTCATCCGCACCTTTTGTAGGTGAAAAGAAAAATCCTAAACGAGATAAACACAACAACCATCTTGCCGGAGAATTGATTGCGTTGAAAATCAGCATTGCAGCGAGTGATGCCGGTATAACAGCACCTACATTCGGTGATATTAGGTTTGATGATGGAAATCCGCTCAATCCGTATCGGAATAAAACACTTCGACAAATTGCTGCCACTGCCGATAATTATCTGACATACGGTAAGAATTATTCTACCGTCGATTGGCTACTACTCGATAATATATTGTCGTCGGTTAACCACGCGTTTTTTGATACACTTAAAATAGTTTCACGTGATCCGTTGGTCGTTACCGGGGTAAATCCAATTGACAGTGTATGGTTTTTAAAACCGGCAATCGCGCCGCCCATTGAACCATTGGCGTTTGACATAAATGGCATCGAGCTATCACCCGATAAATTCCAGTTACACCAAAATTACCCGAATCCTTTCAATCCGAGTACCACGATCTCTTTTGATTTACCAGAACAATCGTTGGTGACATTGAAAGTGTACGATATACTTGGAAAAGAAGTAACGACGTTATTCGAAAATGAAGAATGCGATGAAGGTACAACCGAAATCATTTTTGATGCCAGTTCATTAGCATCGGGTATCTATTTCTATCGTTTATACACTGACAATGCTCAATATCATCAATTGCAAAAGATGATTTTGCTGAAATAA
- a CDS encoding NAD(+)/NADH kinase, with protein sequence MKFGIFGNTRKAAIIEVTENLVSYLTMEKIPFVVHQKLGTWFNQSGAGLTIDESIMVPESEISEKCDMLIALGGDGTMLSAARMVRQRGLPILGVNLGKLGFLAEVSIDDMNDCIDEIARGQYFIEERLALQGATSTDQELFFALNDIVLDRGSSPRVIEIETIVDGDYLATYVADGIIVSTPTGSTAYSLATGGPIVVPGSAVLAISPISPHTLSARPVIIPDHSEIIIKIPAGNQPIHLTIDGQEEYFYNTPAEFRIKKSPLRVKLVKRREHTYFDLLRTKLNWVKDVRKETK encoded by the coding sequence ATGAAATTCGGCATATTCGGAAACACAAGAAAAGCTGCGATCATCGAGGTAACAGAAAATCTTGTAAGTTACCTTACGATGGAAAAAATTCCATTCGTCGTACACCAGAAATTAGGAACATGGTTTAACCAATCGGGTGCCGGTTTGACGATTGATGAATCTATAATGGTGCCTGAATCGGAGATCAGCGAGAAATGCGATATGCTCATAGCTCTTGGTGGTGATGGTACTATGCTATCGGCGGCGCGAATGGTGCGCCAGCGCGGATTACCCATATTAGGTGTTAATCTCGGGAAACTTGGTTTCCTTGCTGAAGTTTCTATAGATGATATGAACGATTGCATTGATGAGATAGCACGAGGTCAGTATTTCATCGAAGAGCGGTTGGCATTGCAAGGCGCTACATCCACAGATCAGGAGTTGTTTTTCGCTCTTAATGATATCGTGTTGGATCGCGGTTCTTCCCCACGCGTTATCGAGATAGAAACTATTGTTGATGGTGATTACCTCGCGACTTACGTTGCCGATGGTATAATTGTGAGCACACCAACCGGCTCAACAGCATATTCGTTGGCAACGGGTGGACCGATTGTTGTCCCCGGTAGTGCGGTTTTGGCAATCAGTCCAATTTCACCTCACACGCTTTCTGCCCGTCCGGTAATCATCCCCGATCACAGCGAAATCATTATTAAGATTCCTGCCGGTAATCAACCGATTCACTTAACAATCGATGGTCAGGAAGAATATTTTTATAATACACCCGCCGAATTCAGGATCAAAAAATCTCCTCTGAGAGTGAAACTTGTTAAACGAAGGGAGCATACATATTTTGATCTGCTTAGAACAAAGCTCAACTGGGTAAAAGATGTCCGGAAAGAAACAAAGTGA
- a CDS encoding DUF4905 domain-containing protein: MIELPFIKNRPRFLWKYEANGVFWKIIPADDQYLVLEDRNKDSKIVEYVVLDYLTGKECWRKSFHEIWWIGIEIVYYGAIIFHGYASPELPEHKGVQVVDLKTGKVLWSDINLKYLFCYSGKLVAEQRSNFNIGYVECEMQNCDIIARHDECSVRSLQQKSIIPVPKSVVYPESNDLNPLESTKEIIMLKKKISGFNLTEYIEVDKMMVIAGYYLSSDIDNRSTFNQDIIIINKDKNKIIYQDTVIRSANYPVRGIFLLIENIILYLKDHKILNALEIK, from the coding sequence ATGATAGAGTTACCGTTTATTAAAAACCGTCCCCGCTTTCTATGGAAATATGAAGCGAACGGTGTATTCTGGAAAATCATTCCCGCAGATGATCAGTACCTGGTTCTCGAAGACAGGAACAAGGATTCAAAAATTGTAGAATATGTTGTTCTCGATTATCTGACCGGAAAGGAATGTTGGAGAAAATCATTCCATGAAATATGGTGGATTGGTATCGAGATTGTTTACTATGGTGCTATCATATTTCACGGATATGCTTCACCCGAACTGCCGGAACATAAAGGTGTTCAGGTTGTTGACCTGAAGACGGGGAAAGTACTCTGGTCAGATATTAATCTCAAATATCTTTTTTGTTATTCCGGAAAACTCGTTGCGGAACAACGATCAAATTTCAATATCGGGTATGTCGAATGTGAGATGCAAAATTGTGATATCATTGCCAGGCATGATGAATGTTCGGTCAGATCGTTACAGCAGAAATCAATAATACCTGTGCCTAAATCTGTTGTCTATCCCGAATCGAACGATCTCAATCCGCTTGAATCAACAAAAGAGATTATTATGCTGAAAAAGAAAATATCAGGATTCAATTTAACTGAATATATCGAAGTAGATAAGATGATGGTTATTGCTGGTTATTATCTGTCGTCTGATATCGACAATCGATCGACATTTAATCAGGATATAATCATTATCAACAAAGATAAAAACAAAATAATATACCAGGATACAGTAATACGATCTGCAAATTATCCTGTGCGAGGAATATTTCTCCTGATCGAAAATATTATTCTGTATTTGAAAGATCACAAAATCTTAAATGCCCTGGAAATTAAATAA
- a CDS encoding PhzF family phenazine biosynthesis protein: MRKIKVKTVDAFTLTPNTGNPAGVVLDASDLSDMMMQKIAREINLSETAFVCKPKKADTDVHLRWFTPTTEVNLCGHATVAAFHALAQDGLLGMKDAGEYNFKIETASGILPVEVVKETGRITVWFGLKHPVIDQGVQPKVELIRVLDINPGEFENRAADVCDKNLFVQVKRLHTLFTMKPNFTTMSYFLASRNLEGLCVYATETVDRDSKVHSRFFAPTIGINEDPVTGSAHGPLAFLLYENGYLKHAENFYEFQGEQGDVIGRKGRVRVQIELRSKKITSVRIGGNAITVMDGEMQIHE, from the coding sequence ATGCGAAAAATTAAAGTTAAAACAGTAGATGCGTTCACTTTAACACCCAACACCGGAAATCCGGCGGGCGTTGTATTGGATGCATCTGACCTGAGCGACATGATGATGCAAAAAATTGCACGCGAAATAAATTTGTCTGAAACCGCATTTGTATGCAAACCAAAAAAAGCGGATACGGATGTTCATTTGCGGTGGTTTACGCCGACTACTGAGGTTAATTTATGCGGACACGCAACCGTTGCTGCTTTCCATGCACTGGCTCAAGATGGTTTACTGGGAATGAAAGATGCTGGAGAATATAATTTTAAGATCGAAACAGCATCAGGTATTCTGCCAGTTGAGGTTGTCAAAGAAACGGGACGGATCACCGTTTGGTTCGGATTGAAACACCCGGTGATTGATCAAGGTGTGCAGCCGAAGGTTGAATTGATACGCGTCCTCGATATAAACCCGGGTGAATTCGAAAACCGTGCGGCAGATGTTTGCGATAAAAATCTGTTTGTTCAAGTTAAACGCCTCCATACTCTTTTTACAATGAAACCGAACTTCACAACGATGTCATATTTTCTTGCATCACGGAATCTGGAGGGATTGTGCGTCTATGCAACTGAAACGGTTGACCGTGATTCTAAAGTACATTCGCGCTTCTTCGCTCCGACGATAGGAATCAATGAAGATCCTGTTACAGGTTCTGCGCACGGACCTTTAGCATTCTTGCTTTATGAAAATGGTTACTTAAAACATGCTGAAAATTTTTATGAATTTCAGGGAGAACAGGGTGACGTTATAGGCAGGAAAGGTAGAGTGAGAGTGCAGATAGAACTCAGATCTAAGAAAATTACTTCCGTGAGGATCGGCGGTAATGCGATCACCGTTATGGATGGTGAGATGCAAATACATGAATGA
- a CDS encoding DUF1844 domain-containing protein — protein sequence MDQITKDDLLLTQLILMFQTAALQHMGKLKNPLTDKIDQDLPQAQISIDLLDMLHNKMKNNLSKEEEKMFTGVLQELKLNYVDEVNKSQKTSTASPEASQPEQQ from the coding sequence ATGGATCAAATAACAAAAGACGACCTGCTTCTCACTCAGCTCATTCTAATGTTTCAGACGGCTGCGCTTCAGCATATGGGAAAATTAAAAAATCCTTTAACCGATAAAATAGATCAAGACCTGCCCCAAGCACAGATCTCGATCGATTTGCTTGATATGCTTCATAACAAAATGAAGAACAATCTATCAAAAGAAGAAGAGAAAATGTTTACCGGAGTTTTGCAGGAACTAAAGCTTAACTACGTTGATGAAGTGAACAAATCTCAAAAAACTTCAACAGCATCACCCGAAGCATCTCAACCGGAACAACAATGA
- the rdgB gene encoding RdgB/HAM1 family non-canonical purine NTP pyrophosphatase yields MKNIIFASNNPGKVKEVKSLIAGIPINIESLIGRNDLPAIIEDGNTLEENALKKARIIYDSTKSPTISDDTGLEVYHLNMMPGVISARYAGENVTYSDNNQKLLKEMEGVPDEERGAQFRCVAVFTDGKIERSFEGICKGKIIHDLRGTEGFGYDPIFVPDGYRKTYAELTLTEKNKISHRAVAFQKLIKFLIEYYNL; encoded by the coding sequence ATGAAAAATATTATTTTTGCTTCAAATAATCCGGGAAAAGTAAAAGAGGTTAAAAGTCTGATCGCCGGTATCCCGATTAATATCGAAAGTCTGATAGGAAGAAACGATCTTCCTGCAATTATTGAGGATGGAAACACACTTGAAGAAAACGCGTTGAAGAAAGCACGGATAATTTATGATTCCACAAAATCTCCTACCATTTCCGACGATACAGGTTTAGAAGTATATCATCTTAATATGATGCCGGGAGTTATCTCGGCACGCTATGCAGGTGAGAATGTCACTTATTCCGATAACAATCAAAAGCTGCTCAAGGAGATGGAAGGTGTTCCGGATGAAGAGCGTGGTGCTCAATTTCGTTGCGTTGCTGTCTTTACAGATGGAAAAATTGAAAGATCATTTGAAGGAATTTGCAAGGGTAAAATTATACACGATTTACGAGGAACAGAAGGATTCGGGTACGATCCGATATTTGTCCCTGACGGTTATCGAAAGACGTATGCTGAATTAACTCTTACGGAAAAGAATAAAATCAGCCACAGGGCTGTCGCATTCCAAAAATTGATAAAATTTCTCATCGAGTATTATAATCTTTAA